In Streptomyces sp. NBC_01381, the sequence GCATGCTTCCCGTCGTACGGCATCGAGTCCATCGCGAAGTACTTCTGGGCGAACAGCCGCTCGGGGACGTCGAGTTCGGGGCACGGCTCGCCCGTGCGCGGCGCCTCGCCGACGAAGGCCGCCGTGCCGGAAAGCTCCGCGCCCCGCAGCTCCGCGTACTCCACGCCCGTGTCGATCACCACGGCGATCCGCTGATCGCGCCGCAGATCCGCCCAGCGTTTGCTGCGGGTGATCGAGAACAGCCACAGGGACGTGCCGTCCCATGCGAACCACAGGGCGCTGACGTGCGGGGCGCCGCCGCCGGACACGGTCGCGACCCGGCAGGTGCGTTCCGTGGAGAGGAACTCGTCGAGCTCGCCCGGCGACATCATGATCCTGCGGCCCCGGCGCTGTGTGACGGCCATGCGTCCTCCGTACATCCGTAGCTGATGGCATCTCAGAGCTGATGGTGCGTCAGGAATGCAGGATGCGGCCTCTTCCGTCGTGACGCAATGGCCGCTAGCCTCCGCGCATCCCGGACCGTGACAG encodes:
- a CDS encoding pyridoxamine 5'-phosphate oxidase family protein, whose protein sequence is MAVTQRRGRRIMMSPGELDEFLSTERTCRVATVSGGGAPHVSALWFAWDGTSLWLFSITRSKRWADLRRDQRIAVVIDTGVEYAELRGAELSGTAAFVGEAPRTGEPCPELDVPERLFAQKYFAMDSMPYDGKHAWVRLTPDAISSWDFRKLAQL